A DNA window from Hoplias malabaricus isolate fHopMal1 chromosome 5, fHopMal1.hap1, whole genome shotgun sequence contains the following coding sequences:
- the LOC136697256 gene encoding chemokine XC receptor 1-like, whose protein sequence is MPPGQGVGPEVSGVSDSISLAEVTKVVKKLRSGKATGVDEIHPELLKALKTVIEGAQKITTPLYICFVDLEKPYDCVPREILWEVFQEYGVPGSILRAIRSMYSQSLSCVRIICKHSTDAENKRVPMYNTYDEDETDEICHKETIARVGSIAIPIFFTIVIILSLIGNVMVLVILALYESLKSLTNLFILNLAVSDLMFTLGLPFWACYFIWGWIFGDAVCKVVNFVFFTGFYSSSVFLMLLTIQRYVAVVYTLSDWETGQKFAVVPILAWVVSAAAAIPASVQSSVMSDPDDPKSLHCEFNSTTTIIAVTLEQNCFFVVAVLVMAFCYIRIVQTVLKSQTKKKHRTIKLIFCIVAVFFVGWAPYNIVIFLQSLVYYGIQTFTDCNVSDHLDYALYVFKLLAFSHCCLKPVFYVFVGVKFRNHVKTFLQIFFEKKVSRTPPNGHKCMDHETTLERAGDSWDYTGDAWCLPALLPGELQTRAMQFAAAGVSFLETFRYSDYSVRAGGILKFFVEILRHR, encoded by the exons atgcctcctggacagggggtagggccagaagtgtctggggtgtCAGATTctatttccttggctgaagtcactaaGGTGGTTAAAAAGCTACGCAGTGGCAAAGCCACAGGAGTAGATGAGATtcacccagagttactgaaggcccTTAAAACG GTGATTGAGGGGGCACAGAAGATTACTACTCCACTCTACATATGCTTTGTGGATTTAGAGAAGCCGTATGActgtgttccccgagagattctatGGGAGGTGTtccaggagtatggggtgccagggtcaaTTCTGCGAGCCATACGGTCcatgtactctcagagtttgagctGTGTTCGGATCATCTGCa AACACAGTACAGATGCTGAAAATAAACGCGTACCGATGTATAATACTTATGATGAGGATGAAACTGATGAAATATGTCACAAGGAAACTATAGCAAGAGTCGGATCTATTGCAATTCCCATATTCTTTACCATCGTGATCATTCTCAGTCTCATTGGTAACGTAATGGTTCTTGTGATCCTTGCCCTCTACGAGTCCCTGAAGTCATTGACCAACCTCTTCATCCTCAACTTGGCTGTGTCTGACCTGATGTTCACTCTTGGACTTCCATTTTGGGCCTGTTACTTCATCTGGGGCTGGATATTTGGAGACGCAGTGTGCAAAGTTGTCAACTTTGTCTTCTTTACTGGATTTTACAGTAGCAGTGTTTTCCTGATGTTGTTGACTATTCAGCGCTATGTAGCGGTGGTCTACACTCTATCGGACTGGGAGACAGGACAGAAGTTTGCAGTTGTTCCCATCTTGGCTTGGGTGGTGAGTGCTGCAGCAGCAATACCAGCCTCAGTGCAAAGCTCTGTCATGTCTGACCCAGACGACCCCAAAAGTCTTCACTGTGAGTTTAACAGCACTACGACCATCATTGCTGTTACATTAGaacaaaactgtttttttgtggttgCAGTTTTGGTCATGGCTTTTTGCTACATACGAATAGTTCAGACTGTCCTCAAGTCCCaaacaaagaagaaacacaGGACTATAAAGCTCATCTTCTGCATTGTGGCTGTGTTCTTTGTTGGCTGGGCTCCTTATAACATTGTCATATTTCTGCAGTCATTAGTTTATTATGGGATACAGACTTTTACAGATTGTAACGTCAGTGATCATCTTGATTATGCACTTTATGTCTTCAAACTTCTTGCTTTCTCCCACTGCTGTCTTAAGccagtgttttatgtttttgttggtgtaaaattcagaaatcaCGTGAAGACATTTCTACAGATTTTTTTTGAGAAAAAAGTTTCAAGGACCCCACCAAATGGCCACAAATGTATGGACCATGAAACAACTCTGGAG AGGGCTGGAGATAGCTGGGATTATACCGGTGATGCGTGGTGCTTGCCGGCGCTACTTCCTGGAGAGTTGCAGACGCGGGCCATGCAGTTTGCAGCTGCGGGCGTTTCTTTTCTCGAGACTTTCAGATACAGCGACTATTCAGTCAGAGCTGGTGGCATTCTGAAGTTCTTTGTGGAGATTCTCCGTCATCGCTGA
- the LOC136697502 gene encoding chemokine XC receptor 1-like: protein MENTSSSLYYMYDEENTRLQMYDYYYDNETDEICDKETVVRVGSIAIPIFFTIVIILSLIGNVMVLLILILYESLKSLTNLVILNLAVSDLMFTLGLPFWACYYIWGWIFGDAVCKGVNFVFFVGFYSSMLFLMLLTIQRYVAVVHPLFYRGLREKGPKVAIVPVLAWVVSAAAAIPASVQISVMSDPNDSSTLHCEFNSTTTIIAVTIGQNCLFVVAVLVMAFCYIRIVQTVHKCRTKKKHRTIKLIFCIVAVFFVGWAPYNIVIFLQSLVYYGIQTFTDCIVSDHLDYSLYVFKLLTFSHCCLNPMFYVFVGKKFRNHVKTFLQIYFFS from the exons ATGG AAAATACAAGTTCATCGCTGTATTATATGTATGATGAGGAAAATACACGTTTACAGatgtatgattattattatgataaTGAAACTGATGAAATATGTGACAAGGAAACTGTAGTAAGAGTTGGATCTATTGCAATTCCCATATTCTTTACCATCGTGATAATTCTCAGTCTCATTGGTAACGTAATGGTTCTGTTGATCCTTATCCTCTACGAGTCCCTGAAATCATTGACCAACCTCGTCATCCTCAACTTGGCTGTGTCTGACCTGATGTTCACTCTTGGACTTCCATTTTGGGCCTGTTACTACATCTGGGGCTGGATATTTGGAGACGCAGTGTGCAAAGGTGTCAACTTTGTCTTCTTTGTTGGATTTTACAGTAGCATGTTGTTCCTGATGTTGTTGACTATTCAGCGCTATGTAGCAGTGGTCCACCCCCTGTTCTACAGAGGTTTGAGAGAGAAAGGACCAAAGGTTGCTATTGTTCCTGTCTTGGCTTGGGTGGTGAGTGCTGCAGCAGCAATACCAGCCTCAGTGCAAATCTCTGTCATGTCTGACCCAAATGACTCCAGCACTCTTCACTGTGAGTTTAACAGCACAACGACCATCATTGCTGttacaattggacaaaactGTCTTTTTGTGGTTGCAGTTTTGGTCATGGCTTTTTGCTACATACGAATAGTTCAGACTGTCCACAAGTGCcgaacaaaaaagaaacacaggACTATAAAGCTCATCTTCTGCATTGTGGCTGTGTTCTTTGTTGGTTGGGCTCCATATAACATTGTCATATTTCTACAGTCATTAGTTTATTATGGGATACAGACTTTTACAGATTGTATTGTCAGTGATCATCTTGATTACTCACTTTACGTCTTCAAACTTCTCACTTTCTCCCACTGCTGTCTTAACccaatgttttatgtttttgttgggAAAAAATTCAGAAATCATGTGAAGACATTtctacagatttattttttttcgtaA